In Thunnus thynnus chromosome 13, fThuThy2.1, whole genome shotgun sequence, the following proteins share a genomic window:
- the cyb5d2 gene encoding neuferricin: protein MNSMLSYVLVVFLSVLLAVLFMPREWSVDVGNESNQRLLSRHELSLYDGERGSRGIYLAILGQVFDVHKGYKHYGPGGAYHVMAGRDASLAFITGDFTESGLTDDVSSLSPLQIVALYDWLAFYQKDYQTVGLVEGRFYTETGQPTEALLQVEASLAEGQRIKAQSKAEKVRFPACNSEWSAAKGGRVWCSTKSGGVERGWTGVPRKLFSPGSSSARCVCVEDPSAAEEDPNLQKYDGCPPHADSCTVGEN, encoded by the exons ATGAACAGCATGCTGAGCTATGTGTTGGTcgtgtttttatctgtgttatTGGCGGTGTTGTTCATGCCTCGAGAATGGTCCGTAGATGTTGGGAATGAATCAAACCAGAGGCTCTTGAGCAGGCATGAACTGTCGCTGTACGACGGGGAGAGAGGCAGTAGGGGCATTTACCTGGCCATCCTGGGGCAAGTTTTTGATGTACACAAGGGATACAAGCACTACGGACCTGGAGGTGCTTATCATGTTATGGCAG GGAGAGATGCTTCACTGGCCTTCATCACTGGAGATTTCACAGAAAGTGGCCTGACAGATGATGTGTCCAGTCTGTCCCCACTGCAGATAGTGGCCCTGTATGACTGGCTGGCCTTCTATCAGAAGGACTACCAAACTGTCG GTCTGGTAGAAGGCCGGTTCTATACAGAGACTGGACAGCCCACAGAAGCCCTGTTGCAGGTAGAAGCATCACTAGCAGAGGGCCAGCGAATCAAAGCCCAGTCTAAGGCTGAGAAGGTACGCTTCCCAGCCTGTAACTCAGAGTGGAGCGCTGCTAAGGGAGGAAGGGTCTGGTGCTCCACAAAGAG TGGTGGAGTAGAAAGAGGATGGACGGGTGTCCCGCGGAAACTCTTCTCTCCAGGCTCCAGCAGTGCTCGTTGTGTCTGTGTGGAAGACCCATCTGCAGCAGAGGAAGACCCAAACCTGCAGAAATATGACGGCTGTCCTCCACATGCTGACTCTTGTACTGTTGGAGAGAACTAG
- the zzef1 gene encoding zinc finger ZZ-type and EF-hand domain-containing protein 1 — protein MGNAESGCGGGSGDEEDVETESPGFAEDSPASAATGVGVGGGGGSGSGRSGRGSNSLPVHTGGPPSPGVLLEQVKLREAAARISDSGVAIQESVLAGNEGVLVRWLEDRLNRGEESVNVEQFCEMLESRDAPRDECEEAFGQFDAEGDGVVDVESMLIALKNSNGANLQGELSHVIRQLQACSLTPGFVDIFSKTKDRLGAHASKILKYLHRNRIPSSAIPFPILEGYNSICTMRSSVVQDYLEFLLQKEKDLDIQYRAELDRDPEVDKVKVVTQCYSTIEASSNVADIYKMTNGETASFWQSDGSARSHWIRLKMKPDVVLRRLAIAVASNDHSYMPQLVSVAVGKNRRSLQEIRDIRIPSNVTGYVALLENANITHPYIQINIKRCLSDGCDTRIHGLKTLGYQITKSKEVSVSDASAIWYLSLLTSLVTASMETNPALAQTVLQSTQKALRHMPPLALTPSSTEFPKFFSLNILEEVDGFLLRIADCCVSPDAELTLLAFALARGSVAKVLQALSCISDHLEAEYKASSLITSMASVRLRLLYRNGKSLQLHLQACDVKSKEEKSGPENMLTESSTGDGFLTESGRKKASVILSTEDQSNFQVTQMKIKVRKGAIGAKCGLVFAYKEEDPFDAEKHFKRFKKYDAWDHKDYKEFVQDNVRIPAQSEDEPIGWFELEDDWNDVEIKLQQCRVAKFLMVKFLCTRQDSAERLGVQSLSFSGYLCPGAERLGDLDDLSPEGENFDRDAVTGLCLLNKTLFFIQQLTRDMDASHFKQKYLLDFSGLNLNLFWNFYSKLRTIEGEDVLKSRVLLLQLMQNCFPMLPNPLELGGPEESRGPNEGATAAAAACPSTSSSAEPLNDSVRAVWELYTHLCHVVDGPEGETLVENALRREAVKAILNGAAVFFPDKHVRRDKLFHMMKNITEEDQPESVKVTFESLCNYFSDQDPSGLLLLPPKGAPSDFDISPILSVMETLLLVATRECEVMMVDESGGASRTVLLSLFWALQGSLLSWCYLQLKGGASTPVAMDLARDILLKYVDQFLGSIKTILGSLLERYTGAEITNKLGSSILATVFRQLMVFLLELCPLDIPHSLLLRSFSSLVELLKSLASDTGDIFSKVDQESWHQPQQPVVLRTWNMESPHNYENSRHETSIFACPGATSFEVEFDERCETEKRYDYLEFTDSRGGKVRYDMKVGTEKWPKKVTFDAGPQLQFLFHSDSSNNEWGYKFTVTALGLPDITISWMSDLQLLVARLMGRLASRNLALKSPHEIRTLKELPPGNMSHVQSSPLWKPILRHGLCETRDVDRTKTATVQTNTWTLDELMSFLEDFARWNPSQEPTDSATELMRTLMQSCRKQSMRNEIAAGSKTDQAVNAIWAAMVYHTPALNHALKTFVNQDCKSCLSEDFVQAYSLADSIRTWMLEMKQRYLVGKMTVSDEKEGGSDEVTMETLAEMCIEKSLLLFRFSPCGVPCQDSDSSKSAEGSNTPLLRSSSISEGDFQASSSLGPQTSGSDEGGEAKAGQSQPSSSQVQNSASCGHSRRGNRGSTESLSSQPGEPASPSAFPRKAPFSRARLRLLSCRSIEEPRMTPSVKDRYPILKHILNFIRDQALTTASILQTLSLNKAQAVSVCKVLEMVQQCLHSLGKPHLFQAPCILFLQELLACQKDFTSYFSQLSDSGQKLGEEVRRSYHQLVLMLVEAVQGFSSLNEKALLPALSCVQTCLLHLLDMSWEVHDLPLFLNIKLPDLLLSMSQENISVHDIAISQWTEEDEIADYKKNQEWMDECMDGMFEKWYDKIDEEDSMEDRRKMHMFIARYCDLLNVVISCDGCERMAPWHRYRCLQCMDMDLCKTCFLSGAKPEGHEDDHEMVNMEYACDHCQGLIVGSRINCNVCEDFDLCFGCYNAKKYPDSHLPTHRITVFPMVTIRISDRHRLIQPYIHNYSWLLFAALALYTSELSSEKQIDGESLDSSTLNQASALQTCCSQLITDCLLKGQTGKGLRSSALLALLSSNESASDSEICPVSPESSQELSTATDTSSLPGSTAAICSPSSPRDKSKPSGKEKKAKEVGSPPPAPTEMLSPPSIGEWEKRKLVTQDTLDSPSLSQTPSVSSEDPLSPVVRPSESGPGTVNSPTSDIVKEPDERLPQIPLQEHVFSECSRERILGLLAAMLPPAKPGSTLSLPSLSSILPQLFRAVISNAGSLNETYHLTLGLLGQLLLRIPPMEADTAVTEALADKYEMLTQGEAATSDTQGWKTTQLLFSLGAVCLDSRIGLDWACTVADILHSLNACPEWSTVIAAFTDHCVQQLPQTLKRTNLFTLLVLVGFPEVLCVGTQTVFIDNANEQHNMILLKHFTEKNHAAVVDVKTRKRKTVKDYQLIQSQDSTTAGLPGQSEDQGSPKTLLSRYLSNFTSIISHLLQTSQDNGSPDAVEASWVLSLALKGLYNTLKKHGVEQAQEAIQQSGLTQLLVRKCSKGTGFSKLWLLRDLEILSIMLYSSKREIHSMAQDPERDQREQDKEHDSDHSSSCADDTDINKPDPLEGLDEETKICFQITHDALNAPMPILRAMYELQMKRTDSFFLEVQKRFDGEEIKTDETIRTLAQKWQPTRRPRSEERNTKAVDTDMIVVSCVSKPSHCEKATEEINVVAQKLITNSETDLQLSYAKQRRTKSSALLHKELDVRSNRAVRQYLVKVNQAIATLYARHVLASLLADWPAEAALSEEALELNGASHMAYILDMLMQLEEKPLWEKILQRVLKGCSQSMLCSLSLTACQFMEEPGMAVQIRESKHPYDNNTNFEDKVHIPGAIYLSVKFDSRCYTEEGCDELIMSSSSDFLQDLHNFSGSPQKWSDFEIPGDTLYYRFMSDMSNTEWGYKFTVTGGHRGRFQTGFEILKQMLADDQVLCHLPLSDIWEWQVGVACRQTGNQRLKAIHLLLRLLQCQSQTACELTLLRPLWQLFMSMENSLSQDPTSITVLLPLHRALTELFFIAEARAIAQGILQEYLLAMTTDEQLLNHTAMALKNIAAISLAINYPNKSTKLLNMSP, from the exons ATGGGGAACGCAGAGAGTGGCTGCGGCGGAGGCAGCGGCGACGAGGAGGACGTAGAAACGGAGAGCCCCGGCTTCGCGGAAGACAGTCCGGCCTCTGCGGCCACAGGCGTCGGTGTCGGAGGCGGTGGAGGCTCCGGTTCTGGGAGAAGCGGAAGAGGATCGAATAGCCTGCCAGTGCACACCGGTGGACCACCCAGCCCCGGTGTCCTCTTAGAGCAAGTGAAACTGAGAGAAGCAGCTGCTCGTATTAGCGACTCAGGGGTCGCCATTCAGGAGTCTGTCCTGGCCGGGAATGAGGGTGTCCTGGTCCGGTGGCTGGAGGACCGGTTAAACCGAGGAGAAGAGTCTGTCAATGTGGAACAGTTTTGTGAGATGTTGGAGAGTAGAGATGCCCCGAGAGATGAGTGTGAAGAG GCCTTCGGACAGTTTGATGCAGAGGGGGATGGGGTGGTGGATGTAGAGAGCATGCTGATTGCTCTGAAGAACTCCAATGGAGCTAATCTACAGGGAGAGCTGAGTCATGTGATAAGACAGCTACAAGCGTGCTCCCTAACCCCAG GTTTTGTTGACATATTCTCCAAAACCAAAGACCGGTTAGGGGCGCATGCCTCTAAGATCCTCAAATACTTACACAGGAATCGTATTCCCAGCAGTGCCATCCCTTTCCCTATTTTAGAGGGCTACAACAGCATCTGCACCATGAGGTCCAGTGTGGTCCAGGACTACTTGGAATTCCTCTTGCAGAAGGAGAAAG atTTAGATATTCAGTACAGAGCAGAGTTGGACCGTGATCCAGAGGTGGACAAGGTCAAGGTGGTCACACAGTGCTACAGCACAATAGAAGCTTCATCCAATGTTGCTGATATTTACAAGATGACAAATGGCGAAACTGCATCTTTCTGGCAGTCGGACGGCAGTGCACGCTCACACTGGATAAG GTTAAAAATGAAACCAGATGTGGTTTTGAGACGTCTGGCCATTGCCGTGGCTTCTAATGACCACAGCTACATGCCTCAGCTGGTTTCGGTTGCTGTGGGGAAAAACCGGCGTTCCCTGCAGGAGATCAGAGATATCCGCATCCCCAGCAATGTCACAGGCTATGTAGCACTCTTGGAGAATGCCAACATCACACACCCCT ACATCCAAATCAACATCAAGCGGTGCCTGAGCGACGGATGTGACACACGGATTCATGGCTTAAAGACGCTAGGATATCAGATTACCAAGAGTAAAGAGGTGTCTGTTTCGGATGCTTCAGCCATCTGGTACctgtctctcctcacctccttgGTCACCGCCTCCATGGAGACCAACCCTGCACTTGCTCAGACTGTCCTCCAGAGCACACA AAAAGCCTTACGGCACATGCCACCGTTGGCCCTAACACCATCATCCACAGAGTTCCCCAAGTTCTTCTCTTTGAATATACTGGAGGAGGTGGATGGATTTCTTCTCAGGATAGCAGA CTGCTGTGTGAGCCCTGATGCAGAACTAACCCTCCTGGCCTTCGCTCTGGCCAGAGGCAGTGTAGCAAAAGTGCTCCAGGCCCTGTCCTGCATCAGCGACCATTTAGAGGCCGAGTACAAGGCCTCCTCCCTCATCACCTCTATGGCCTCCGTTAGGCTACGACTACTCTATCGCAATG GGAAGTCCCTCCAGCTGCACTTACAGGCTTGTGATGTAAAGAGTAAAGAGGAGAAATCAGGACCAGAGAACATGCTCACAGAATCCTCCACTGGAGACG GTTTTCTCACCGAAAGCGGCAGAAAGAAGGCCAGTGTGATCCTGTCAACAGAGGACCAGAGCAACTTCCAGGTCACTCAGATGAAGATCAAA GTGCGAAAAGGAGCCATTGGAGCAAAATGCGGCTTGGTGTTTGCGTACAAGGAGGAAGACCCTTTTGATGCTGAGAAACATTTCAAGAGGTTCAAAAAGTATGACGCGTGGGACCACAAGGACTACAAAGAGTTTGTACAAGACAA TGTGAGGATTCCAGCACAGTCCGAGGATGAGCCGATTGGCTGGTTTGAGCTTGAGGATGACTGGAATGATGTTGAGATCAAGCTGCAACAGTGTCGTGTTGCAAAG TTCCTGATGGTGAAATTCCTGTGCACCAGGCAGGACTCTGCTGAGCGCCTTGGGGTGCAGTCCCTCAGCTTCAGTGGCTACCTTTGCCCTGGGGCAGAGAGGCTGGGAGACCTGGATGACCTCAGTCCAGAGGGAGAGAACTTCGACCGTGATGCTGTCACTGGCCTTTGTCTACTAAACAAGACCCTATTCTTCATCCAACAGCTTACACGAGATATG GATGCCTCTCACTTCAAGCAGAAGTATCTTCTTGACTTCAGTGGTCTCAACTTGAATCTCTTCTGGAACTTCTACAGTAAACTCCGGACGAT TGAGGGAGAGGACGTGTTGAAGAGCAGAGTTCTTCTGCTCCAGTTGATGCAGAACTGTTTCCCCATGCTGCCCAACCCATTGGAGCTAGGGGGGCCAGAAGAGAGTAGAGGGCCAAATGAGggagccacagcagcagcagcagcttgccCATCCACGTCCAGCAGTGCAGAGCCTCTGAATGACTCTGTTAGGGCCGTCTGGGAACTGTACACTCACCTCTGCCACG TTGTGGATGGTCCAGAGGGTGAGACATTAGTGGAAAATGCTCTGCGCAGGGAAGCAGTCAAGGCCATTCTCAATggagcagctgttttctttcCTGATAAACACGTCAGACGGGACAAGCTCTTCCACATGATG AAAAATATTACAGAAGAAGATCAGCCAGAGTCAGTGAAGGTGACATTTGAATCACTCTGTAATTACTTCAG TGACCAGGATCCAAGTGGCCTTCTCCTGCTCCCGCCTAAAGGAGCTCCCTCAGACTTTGACATCAGCCCTATACTGTCAGTGATGGAGACGCTGCTGTTGGTAGCAACAAGAGAG TGTGAGGTTATGATGGTGGATGAGAGTGGTGGAGCCAGCAGGACGGTGTTGCTGTCCTTGTTCTGGGCTCTGCAGGGCAGTCTGCTCTCCTGGTGCTACCTGCAGCTCAAAGGAGGAGCCTCCACCCCTGTTGCCATGGACCTGGCCAGAGACATCCTACTAAAAT ATGTGGATCAGTTCTTGGGAAGCATCAAGACTATACTTGGTTCCCTGCTGGAGAGATACACTGGTGCTGAAATCACTAACAAACTAGGCAGCTCCATCCTTGCCACAGTCTTCAGGCAACTG ATGGTCTTCCTCCTGGAGCTGTGCCCTTTGGACATCCCTCACAGTCTGCTGCTGAGGAGTTTCTCCTCTCTGGTCGAACTACTCAAAAGTCTAGCCAGTGACACTGGAGACATCTTTTCCAAG GTGGATCAAGAGAGCTGGCACCAACCCCAGCAGCCTGTGGTGCTGAGGACCTGGAACATGGAGTCCCCTCACAACTATGAGAATAGCCGCCATGAGACCAGCATCTTTGCCTGTCCTGGTGCTACCTCCTTTGAGGTGGAGTTTGACGAACGCTGTGAGACAGAAAAGAG ATACGACTACCTAGAATTCACAGATTCTAGAGGTGGAAAAGTCCGCTATGACATGAAGGTTGGAACTGAGAAGTGGCCAAAG AAGGTGACTTTTGACGCAGGCCCTCAGCTCCAGTTCCTCTTCCACTCTGATAGCAGTAATAATGAGTGGGGTTACAAGTTCACAGTGACAGCCCTGGGTCTGCCAGACATCACCATTTCTTGGATGTCAGACCTGCAGCTGCTAGTAGCTCGCTTGATGGGTCGTCTTGCCTCCAGAAACCTGGCACTGAAATCCCCTCATG AAATCCGCACTTTAAAAGAGCTTCCACCAGGGAATATGTCCCATGTTCAGTCTTCGCCTCTGTGGAAACCCATCCTGCGACACGGGTTGTGTGAAACAAGAGACGTGGATCGGACAAAAACAGCCACAGTCCAG ACAAATACATGGACTCTTGATGAGTTAATGAGCTTCCTGGAGGACTTTGCCCGTTGGAACCCTTCCCAGGAACCAACAGACAGTGCAACAGAGCTGATGAGGACCCTCATGCAGTCCTGTAGAAAACAGTCAATGAGGAATGAGATAGCCGCTGGGTCAAAGACAGACCAAGCTGTGAATGCCATTTGGGCGGCCATGGTATACCACACACCAGCCCTCAATCATGCCCTGAAAACCTTTG TTAATCAGGACTGCAAGTCATGTCTCAGTGAAGACTTTGTGCAGGCGTATTCACTGGCAGACAGCATCAGAACATGGATG ttggagATGAAGCAGAGATACTTAGTTGGCAAAATGACTGTTTCTGATGAGAAGGAAGGAGGTTCTGATGAGGTTACTATGGAGACACTAG cTGAGATGTGCATTGAGAAGAGCCTCTTGCTGTTCAGATTTTCCCCTTGTGGAGTACCGTGCCAGGACAGTGACTCTTCCAAATCTGCAGAGGGCAGCAATACTCCACTCCTTCGCTCAAGTTCAATATCAGAAGGGGACTTCCAAGCCAGTTCCTCGCTCGGACCTCAGACGTCAGGGTCTGATGAGGGCGGTGAGGCCAAGGCAGGACAGAGCCAGCCCTCCAGTTCTCAAGTCCAAAACTCAGCTTCCTGTGGGCACAGCAGGCGGGGTAACAGAGGCTCCACAGAGAGTCTCTCATCTCAGCCGGGGGAGCCAGCCTCTCCTTCCGCCTTCCCCCGTAAGGCCCCATTCAGCCGGGCACGCCTCCGCCTCCTGTCCTGCCGCTCTATAGAAGAGCCCCGCATGACCCCCTCCGTCAAGGATCGTTACCCAATACTCAAACACATCTTAAACTTTATACGGGACCAGGCTCTCACAACGGCAAG CATTCTGCAGACCTTATCGCTGAACAAAGCCCaggctgtgagtgtgtgcaagGTCCTGGAGATGGTTCAGCAGTGTTTGCATTCCCTGGGAAAGCCCCACCTCTTCCAAGCCCCCTGCATCCTGTTCCTACAGGAACTGCTAGCATGTCAGAAAGACTTCACCAG TTATTTCTCACAGTTGTCAGACAGTGGGCAGAAGCTAGGAGAAGAAGTGAGGCGCTCCTACCATCAGCTGGTGCTCATGCTGGTTGAGGCTGTACAAGGATTTAGTAGCCTCAATGAGAA AGCCCTGCTACCAGCCCTGTCTTGTGTGCAGACCTGCTTGTTGCATCTTCTAGACATGAGCTGGGAGGTACACGACCTTCCTCTCTTCCTGAACATCAAGCTTCCTGACCTCCTGCTCAGCATGTCCCAGGAGAACATTAGTGTTCATGACATTGCTATCAG TCAATGGACAGAGGAGGATGAAATTGCAGACTACAAGAAGAACCAGGAGTGGATGGATGAGTGTATGGACGGGATGTTTGAGAAGTGGTATGACAAAATCGATGAAGAGGACTCCATGGAGGACAGAAGAAAG ATGCACATGTTTATTGCACGCTATTGTGACCTGCTCAATGTTGTGATCTCCTGTGATGGCTGTGAGAGGATGGCACCTTGGCACCGCTACCGATGTCTGCAGTGCATGGATATGGACCTCTGCAAGACCTGTTTCCTCA GTGGCGCCAAGCCTGAGGGCCATGAGGATGACCAtgagatggtgaacatggaGTACGCCTGTGATCATTGCCAGGGGCTCATTGTAGGCAGCAGGATCAACTGCAATGTGTGTGAAGACTTTGACCTGTGCTTCGGTTGTTACAATGCAAAGAAATATCCCGACAG CCACCTGCCCACCCATCGGATCACAGTTTTCCCCATGGTGACCATTCGAATCAGTGACCGTCACCGCCTGATCCAGCCCTACATCCACAACTACTCCTggttgctgtttgctgctttgGCCCTCTACACTTCAGAGCTGAGCAGTGAGAAGCAGATAGATGGAGAGTCTTTGGACAGCAGCACCTTGAACCAGGCCTCGGCCCTGCAGACATGTTGTTCCCAGCTCATCACTGATTGCTTGTTGAAAGGGCAGACTGGCAAAG GGCTACGTTCCTCAGCATTGCTTGCTCTGCTGTCATCCAATGAATCAGCTTCTGATAGCGAGATTTGTCCAGTCTCTCCCGAGTCCTCCCAGGAGCTCAGTACGGCCACTgacacctcctctctccctggCAGCACTGCAGCGATCTGCTCCCCGTCATCTCCCAGAGACAAG AGTAAACCAtcaggaaaggaaaagaaggcAAAGGAGGTGGGATCTCCTCCCCCTGCTCCTACAGAGATGTTGTCACCCCCAAGCATTGGAGAGTGGGAGAAAAGGAAGCTTGTTACCCAAGACACCCTGGACTCTCCCAGCCTCAGCCAGACGCCTTCTGTGTCCAGCGAGGACCCTCTCTCTCCTGTGGTCCGAC CCTCAGAGTCTGGTCCAGGAACAGTCAACTCTCCAACATCAGACATCGTCAAGGAGCCAGATGAGAGGCTGCCCCAGATTCCCCTCCAGGAGCATGTGTTCTCAGAGTGCTCCAGAGAGAGGATCCTGGGACTTCTAGCTGCCATGTTGCCACCAGCCAAACCA GGCAGCACCTTGTCTCTGCCCAGTCTGAGCTCCATCCTGCCCCAGCTTTTCAGGGCAGTCATTTCCAATGCTGGCTCTCTTAACGAGACCTACCACCTCACCCTGGGACTACTGGGCCAGCTGCTGCTCAGAATCCCTCCAATGGAGGCCGACACTGCCGTCACAGAGGCCCTGGCTGACAAATATGAGATGCTGACACAAGGAGAGGCAGCCACTTCTGACACTCAGGGCTGGAAGACCACTCAGCTGCTCTTCAGCCTGGGGGCCGTTTGTTTAGACAG tcGTATTGGTCTGGACTGGGCGTGCACGGTGGCAGATATTTTACACAGCCTGAATGCTTGTCCTGAGTGGAGCACAGTCATCGCTGCCTTCACCGATCATTGCGTTCAGCAGCTGCCACAAACTCTGAAACGCACCAACCTCTTCACCCTGCTGGTGCTGGTGGGCTTCCCTGAG GTGCTGTGTGTGGGCACCCAGACAGTGTTCATCGACAACGCCAATGAACAGCACAACATGATCCTGCTGAAACACTTCACAGAGAAGAACCACGCTGCAGTGGTGGATGTTAAGACACGCAAGAGGAAAACAG TGAAGGACTACCAACTCATCCAGTCTCAGGATTCCACTACAGCCGGCCTCCCAGGGCAGTCTGAGGACCAGGGCTCCCCAAAGACCCTGCTCAGCCGCTACCTGAGCAACTTCACCTCCATCATCAGTCACCTGCTGCAGACCAGCCAGGACAATGGCTCTCCTGATGCTGTGGAGGCTTCCTGGGTTCTGTCCTTGGCTCTTAAAGGTCTCTACAACACACTGAAG AAGCATGGAGTGGAGCAAGCTCAGGAGGCCATCCAGCAGTCAGGATTGACCCAGCTGCTAGTGAGGAAGTGCAGCAAGGGGACAGGCTTCAGCAAGCTATGGTTGCTGCGAGATCTAGAGATTCTCTCCATCATGCTGTACTCCTCCAAGAGGGAGATCCATTCCATGGCCCAGGACCCTGAGCGAGACCAAAGAGAACAGGATAAGGAGCACGACTCGGATCACTCCAGCAGCTGCGCTGACGACACAGACATCAACAAGCCCGACCCCCTAGAGGGTCTCGATGAGGAGACAAAGATTTGCTTCCAG ATCACCCACGATGCCTTAAATGCCCCTATGCCCATCCTGCGAGCCATGTATGAGTTACAGATGAAGAGAACTGACTCCTTCTTCCTGGAGGTGCAGAAGAG aTTTGATGGAGAggagataaaaacagatgagaCAATCCGTACATTGGCTCAGAAGTGGCAACCTACCAGGCGGCCGCGCTCTGAGGAGAGGAACACCAAGGCCGTGGACACTGACATGATTGTGGTGTCCTGCGTG TCTAAACCCAGTCACTGTGAAAAGGCCACAGAGGAGATCAATGTAGTAGCCCAGAAACTCATCACCAATTCAGAGACTGACTTGCAGCTCAGCTATGCGAAACAGAGGCGTACCAAAAGCTCAGCTCTCTTGCACAAAGAATTGGATGTGCGCAGCAATCGGGCAGTTCGTCAATACCTGGTGAAGGTCAACCAGGCCATCGCCACACTGTACGCCCGCCACGTGCTGGCCTCACTGCTAGCGGACTGGCCTGCAGAGGCGGCGTTGAGCGAGGAGGCCCTGGAGCTGAACGGTGCCTCACACATGGCCTACATCCTGGACATGTTAATGCAGCTGGAGGAGAAGCCGCTCTGGGAGAAG ATTCTCCAGAGGGTGCTAAAGGGTTGCAGCCAGAGTATGCTGTGCAGCCTGTCTCTCACTGCTTGCCAGTTCATGGAGGAGCCAGGGATGGCTGTGCAGATCAGGGAATCCAAACACCCGTATGACAACAACACCAACTTTGAG gATAAGGTGCACATCCCAGGGGCCATCTACCTGTCAGTAAAATTTGACTCCCGCTGCtacacagaggaaggctgtgatGAGCTCATCATGTCCAGCAGCAGCGATTTCCTCCAGGATCTCCACAACTTCAGTGGCTCTCCTCAGAAATGGTCTGATTTTGAGATCCCCG GTGATACCCTGTACTACAGGTTTATGTCAGACATGAGCAACACAGAGTGGGGCTACAAGTTCACCGTTACAGGAGGTCACAGGGGACGCTTCCAGACAG GTTTTGAGATACTGAAGCAAATGTTAGCCGATGACCAAGTGCTCTGTCACCTGCCACTGTCTGACATCTGGGAGTGGCAGGTGGGCGTGGCCTGTCGCCAGACTGGGAACCAGAGACTCAAAGCCATTCACTTGTTGCTCCGCCTCCTGCAGTGTCAATCCCAGAC